In a single window of the Littorina saxatilis isolate snail1 linkage group LG3, US_GU_Lsax_2.0, whole genome shotgun sequence genome:
- the LOC138961226 gene encoding uncharacterized protein: MEFNPSKCNIIRILPSKNKPPILSTYHLHGQTLETTKESKYLGVTITENLSWTNHIKNVTAKGNRTVGFLRRNFKECTTKVKSATYTTMVRPTLEYASTVWDPHQENDKQALEMVQRRAARYAHNNYFEKTPGVVTNMLNNLGWETLENRRENNRLMMLYKIKHKMVGIDEKNYLHSSDARTRGDGLRQQQDFHKAICNTFFPRTISNWNHLPTTTTSAPSLESFRSRLGGSSPLQPPVGNP; the protein is encoded by the coding sequence ATGGAGTTTAACCCAAGCAAATGCAACATCATCCGCATACTTCCCAGCAAGAATAAGCCGCCGATATTGTCCACCTACCACCTACATGGACAGACTCTCGAAACTACCAAGGAGAGCAAATACTTAGGAGTCACCATCACCGAAAACCTATCTTGGACCAATCACATCAAGAACGTGACCGCCAAAGGAAACAGAACCGTGGGATTTCTCAGAAGAAATTTTAAAGAATGCACGACGAAGGTGAAGTCAGCTACCTACACAACCATGGTTCGTCCCACTCTCGAATACGCGTCAACAGTGTGGGACCCACATCAGGAAAATGACAAGCAGGCATTAGAAATGGTCCAGAGAAGAGCAGCCAGATACGCCCATAACAACTACTTTGAAAAAACGCCTGGCGTAGTTACCAACATGCTGAACAACCTAGGATGGGAAACTCTGGAAAATAGACGAGAAAACAATCGCCTCATGATGCTGTACAAAATCAAGCATAAGATGGTCGGCATAGACGAAAAGAACTATCTCCATAGCTCCGACGCAAGAACAAGAGGAGATGGGCTGAGGCAGCAACAGGACTTCCATAAAGCCATATGCAACACCTTTTTCCCACGGACTATCTCCAACTGGAACCATCTTCCCACGACGACGACATCAGCCCCAAGCCTCGAGTCGTTCCGCTCACGTCTCGGCGGTAGCAGCCCCCTGCAGCCGCCAGTGGGCAACCCCTAA